AATTTAGCCATGGGTTACCTCACAATACTTCTGGTGCTAGGGATACAATTTTCATAAACTGATCACCACGTAGTTCACGAGTTACCGGTCCAAAAATACGAGTTGCAATCGGCGCTTTGTTTTGATTCAACAATACCGCAGCATTGTCGTCAAAACGTAGCACAGAACCATCGGGGCGACGAACGCCTTTTTTGGTACGTACAACTAC
The sequence above is a segment of the Psychrobacter sp. PL19 genome. Coding sequences within it:
- the rplN gene encoding 50S ribosomal protein L14, which gives rise to MIQVESMLEVADNSGARRVQCIKVLGGSHRRYASVGDIIKVTVKEAIPRGRVKKGDVMNAVVVRTKKGVRRPDGSVLRFDDNAAVLLNQNKAPIATRIFGPVTRELRGDQFMKIVSLAPEVL